The proteins below are encoded in one region of Helianthus annuus cultivar XRQ/B chromosome 2, HanXRQr2.0-SUNRISE, whole genome shotgun sequence:
- the LOC110919400 gene encoding homeobox-leucine zipper protein HAT5 produces the protein MAARSFLFGGSVMLTNKRVHSSSAADPSFVPRSSAFQGMLSFEDQGNGSGGQFWQNEDNGDDEYDEYFHQPEKKRRLTGDQVRFLEKSFESDNKLEPERKIQLAKELGLQPRQVAIWFQNRRARWKNKQLEKDYDDLQESYNKLKANYEDLVKEKEKLKSEVEELSDKMMLQEKGTSDSSSTKSLSQPKPCQHVVEEDVSKNTNTGYGQNGNFTEKINELNNVVYNSLVERVDSSYVFEQEQSDGSLDEENTLSKMLMPNVDGYTQKIEMDRNSVYLGLPGDDQAFGFWSY, from the exons ATGGCAGCTCGAAGCTTTCTCTTCGGTGGATCTGTGATGCTGACGAACAAAAGGGTTCATTCTTCATCTGCTGCTGATCCCTCGTTTGTACCCCGATCGTCTGCTTTTCAGG GTATGCTTAGTTTCGAAGATCAAGGGAATGGATCCGGGGGACAATTTTGGCAAAACGAAGACAATGGAGATGATGAATATGATGAGTACTTTCACCAGCCCGAGAAGAAACGGCGGCTCACGGGTGATCAAGTTCGGTTCCTGGAGAAAAGTTTTGAGTCGGATAACAAGCTCGAGCCAGAACGGAAAATTCAGCTTGCGAAAGAACTCGGTCTGCAGCCAAGACAGGTCGCGATCTGGTTTCAGAACCGACGAGCCCGTTGGAAGAATAAACAGCTAGAGAAGGACTATGATGATCTGCAAGAAAGTTACAATAAACTCAAAGCCAACTATGAGGATCTTGTTAAAGAGAAGGAGAAACTAAAATCTGAG GTTGAAGAATTAAGTGACAAAATGATGCTGCAAGAGAAGGGAACCTCGGATTCATCGAGTACTAAAAGCCTGTCTCAACCAAAACCATGCCAACATGTTGTTGAGGAAGATGTATCCAAAAACACGAACACGGGCTatgggcaaaatggtaatttcacAGAGAAAATCAACGAGTTGAACAATGTGGTTTACAACTCGCTCGTTGAACGGGTTGACTCATCCTATGTATTTGAGCAAGAACAAAGTGATGGATCGTTGGATGAAGAAAACACCTTGAGCAAGATGTTGATGCCTAATGTAGACGGTTACACGCAAAAGATCGAAATGGACCGGAATTCAGTGTATCTCGGGCTCCCTGGAGATGATCAAGCCTTTGGTTTTTGGTCTTACTGA